A window from Bosea sp. ANAM02 encodes these proteins:
- a CDS encoding TspO/MBR family protein: MTTPADIRSDHRSPLWAALAIAILPVVAASIAGSTVTVPQIPTWYAGLIKPPFNPPNWIFAPVWTALYALMALGVFRILRLPVGTPGRRRALLVYHLQLLFNIGWSFAFFGANSPVAGLAVILPLIVLIAATIAAFRPLDRLASNLLWPYLAWVAFATLLNASIWWLNR, translated from the coding sequence ATGACGACGCCTGCCGACATCCGCTCCGACCACCGTTCGCCGCTCTGGGCCGCGCTCGCCATCGCCATCCTGCCGGTGGTGGCCGCATCGATCGCCGGCAGCACTGTTACCGTCCCGCAGATCCCGACCTGGTATGCGGGGCTTATCAAGCCACCGTTCAATCCGCCGAACTGGATCTTCGCGCCGGTCTGGACCGCGCTCTATGCGCTGATGGCGCTCGGTGTCTTCCGCATCCTGCGCCTGCCTGTCGGGACGCCCGGCCGCCGCCGCGCACTGCTGGTCTACCACCTGCAGCTTCTGTTCAATATCGGCTGGTCCTTCGCCTTCTTCGGCGCCAACAGCCCGGTCGCCGGCCTTGCGGTCATCCTGCCGCTGATCGTCCTGATCGCGGCGACCATCGCGGCTTTCCGGCCGCTGGACCGGCTCGCGTCCAATCTGCTCTGGCCCTATCTCGCCTGGGTCGCCTTCGCGACGCTGCTCAACGCCTCGATCTGGTGGCTGAACCGCTAA
- a CDS encoding YdcF family protein — MAMIGSTDDHLTMARSDSVSRSGKPARPLSLRRILGVATAALAGIGLLLLGTGYIRFVGMIDAREPANTPRTDAIVVVTGGAQRVGDAIGLLGAERGERLLISGVNEKTGREELAKLNPAARNLLACCVDLDYRARNTIGNAIEARRWVRRHGFRSLLVVTSNYHMPRTLAEFAHAMPGVQLVAHPVVTDHIDTAGWWNRWSVIRILAPEYAKYLVARLRSLVESDPETSRLSVIIGGRKPISPKPADSLGPAAEKRTRLLGQHRHEG, encoded by the coding sequence ATGGCCATGATCGGCAGCACAGACGACCATCTCACGATGGCGCGTTCCGATTCGGTGTCCCGGAGCGGCAAGCCCGCCCGTCCGCTTTCGTTGCGTCGCATCCTCGGGGTGGCGACCGCCGCCCTCGCCGGCATCGGGCTGCTGCTTCTGGGCACCGGCTATATCCGCTTCGTCGGCATGATCGATGCGCGCGAGCCGGCGAACACCCCGCGCACCGATGCGATCGTCGTCGTCACCGGTGGCGCTCAGCGTGTCGGCGATGCCATCGGCCTGCTCGGGGCCGAGCGTGGAGAGCGGCTCCTGATCAGCGGCGTCAACGAGAAGACCGGCCGCGAGGAACTCGCCAAGCTGAACCCCGCCGCGCGCAATCTGCTCGCCTGCTGCGTCGATCTCGACTATCGCGCCCGCAACACCATCGGCAACGCCATCGAAGCCCGGCGCTGGGTTCGCCGCCACGGCTTCCGCTCATTGCTCGTGGTGACCTCGAACTACCACATGCCGCGCACGCTCGCCGAGTTCGCCCATGCGATGCCGGGCGTCCAGCTCGTCGCCCACCCTGTCGTGACCGACCATATCGACACGGCCGGCTGGTGGAACCGCTGGTCGGTGATCAGGATCCTCGCGCCGGAATATGCGAAATATCTCGTCGCGCGCCTGCGCAGCCTCGTCGAAAGCGATCCCGAGACCTCGCGCCTCTCGGTGATCATCGGCGGCCGCAAGCCGATTTCGCCGAAACCCGCCGATTCGCTCGGCCCGGCCGCCGAGAAGCGCACGCGCCTTCTCGGCCAGCATCGCCACGAGGGTTGA
- a CDS encoding lysophospholipid acyltransferase family protein, translating to MLVLRSLAFNVLFYANLVLWLIFAVLPALLLPRQALLAVAVAWSRSSLWLMRVVAGIRCEITGIENIPQGGLMVGAKHQSFLETFALVTIFRNPVCILKRELTWIPVFGWALTKLRMIPVNRGARARALSDVTRRAKIELGQNGRQLLIFPEGTRRAPGTPPAYKFGVAHLYAELGVPCVPVALNTGLYWPRRKFLRRPGTVRIEILPAIEPGLDKVSFQHQLQERIETASDRLLAQGRAELAARGMDPLAGS from the coding sequence ATGCTCGTCCTGCGCTCCCTCGCCTTCAATGTCCTGTTCTATGCCAATCTCGTCCTCTGGCTGATCTTCGCGGTCCTGCCTGCGCTCCTCCTGCCCAGGCAGGCGCTGCTGGCGGTCGCGGTCGCCTGGTCGCGCTCCTCGCTCTGGCTGATGCGCGTCGTCGCCGGCATCCGCTGCGAGATCACCGGCATCGAGAACATCCCGCAGGGCGGCCTGATGGTCGGCGCCAAGCATCAGTCCTTCCTGGAAACCTTCGCTCTGGTCACGATCTTCCGGAACCCGGTCTGCATCCTCAAGCGCGAGCTGACCTGGATCCCTGTCTTCGGCTGGGCCCTGACCAAGCTGCGGATGATTCCGGTCAATCGCGGCGCCCGCGCCCGCGCCCTCTCCGACGTGACGCGGCGCGCCAAGATCGAGCTCGGCCAGAACGGCCGCCAGCTCCTGATCTTCCCGGAGGGCACCCGCCGCGCACCCGGCACCCCGCCGGCCTACAAGTTCGGCGTCGCCCATCTCTATGCCGAGCTCGGCGTGCCCTGCGTTCCCGTCGCCCTGAACACCGGCCTCTACTGGCCGCGCCGCAAGTTCCTGCGCCGCCCCGGAACGGTCCGCATCGAGATCCTGCCGGCGATCGAGCCGGGCCTCGACAAGGTCTCGTTCCAGCACCAGCTCCAGGAGCGGATAGAGACAGCGAGCGATCGGCTCCTGGCGCAGGGCCGCGCGGAACTCGCCGCGCGTGGGATGGACCCGCTCGCCGGCTCCTGA
- a CDS encoding zinc-ribbon domain-containing protein, protein MLIVCPSCASQYELDAAKLGPEGRKVRCANCKTSWHVEPAAFPEPPSEAETQALLAEELERAAAIDAEITALAAEAGGQDGAESVGPGTAEEPPPVEAPVAAVPKRRGKRPARPDKASHAFLRRGGAGLPAAIALAGLVLLAGVVWQRAAAVRAAPQLAALFDKLGLPVNVRGLSLSAVESGLIADGQNRFLVVEGNVTNITKSKAAVPLIEVAVKDAGGATLYTWTTEPPRASLEPAELIRFRARLASPPEQGQTVRVRFTSVATAANLASKH, encoded by the coding sequence ATGCTGATCGTCTGCCCATCCTGCGCGAGCCAGTATGAACTCGACGCGGCCAAACTGGGGCCGGAAGGGCGCAAGGTGCGATGCGCCAATTGCAAGACGTCCTGGCATGTCGAGCCCGCCGCCTTCCCGGAGCCGCCGAGCGAGGCCGAGACGCAGGCGCTGCTCGCCGAGGAGCTGGAGCGCGCCGCCGCGATCGATGCCGAGATCACTGCGCTTGCCGCCGAAGCGGGCGGGCAGGACGGCGCCGAATCGGTTGGGCCAGGCACCGCCGAGGAGCCGCCGCCCGTCGAGGCGCCGGTCGCCGCCGTGCCGAAGCGCCGGGGCAAGCGCCCGGCCAGGCCGGACAAAGCGTCGCATGCATTCCTGCGCCGCGGCGGGGCCGGGCTGCCGGCGGCCATTGCCCTGGCAGGGCTCGTCTTGCTGGCCGGCGTCGTCTGGCAGCGCGCGGCGGCGGTCCGCGCGGCGCCGCAACTGGCCGCCCTGTTCGACAAGCTCGGCCTGCCTGTGAATGTCCGCGGCCTCAGCCTGAGCGCGGTCGAGAGCGGCCTCATCGCAGACGGCCAGAACCGTTTCCTCGTCGTCGAGGGCAACGTCACCAATATCACCAAGAGCAAGGCCGCCGTGCCGCTGATCGAGGTCGCGGTCAAGGATGCCGGAGGCGCGACGCTCTACACCTGGACGACCGAGCCGCCGCGCGCGAGCCTGGAGCCGGCGGAACTGATCCGCTTCCGGGCGCGGCTGGCCTCGCCGCCGGAGCAGGGGCAGACGGTCAGGGTGCGCTTCACCTCCGTCGCGACGGCTGCCAATCTCGCCAGCAAGCACTGA
- a CDS encoding response regulator — protein MSRILVVDDEEPLRVLVARGLGLDGHSCLTASDGAEALDILEAEQGRFDLLLTDIRMPLMDGIALALAAKQQFPDLTIMLMTGYAEQRERAKSLESIVAEVMAKPFTIADLRATVMKVIERSIG, from the coding sequence ATGTCGCGCATTCTGGTCGTGGATGACGAGGAGCCGCTGCGCGTGCTGGTCGCGCGCGGCCTTGGCCTCGACGGACATAGCTGCCTCACCGCATCCGATGGCGCCGAGGCGCTCGATATCCTCGAGGCGGAGCAGGGTCGCTTCGACCTGCTGCTGACCGATATCCGCATGCCCCTGATGGACGGAATCGCGCTGGCGCTTGCAGCCAAGCAGCAGTTCCCGGACCTGACGATCATGCTGATGACCGGCTATGCCGAGCAGCGCGAGCGGGCGAAAAGCCTGGAATCGATCGTCGCTGAGGTGATGGCCAAGCCCTTCACCATCGCCGATCTCAGGGCGACCGTGATGAAGGTGATCGAGCGATCGATCGGTTAG
- a CDS encoding RluA family pseudouridine synthase — translation MTSILDPNAAVTLTVGPEQAGQRLDKALTLLAGEISRARLQQVIKEGGVSLNGAVFSDGSRKVVEGDTIALVMPAAKPADPVGQDIPLDVVYEDEHLIVIDKPAGLVVHPAGGHEDGTLVNALIAHCGESLSGIGGVRRPGIVHRLDKDTSGLLVVAKNDRAHQKLARQFADHGRTGPLQRAYLAIAWGVPRLREGTIDAPIERSTRNREKMTVVKEGRGREAITHIELLERYPPLLKGLDETEPLASLIECRLETGRTHQIRVHMSHIGHPLLGDQLYGSGFATKAVRLPADAQAALATLGRQALHAAILGFEHPASGEEMLFESEPPEDFANLQAALARL, via the coding sequence ATGACATCCATTCTCGACCCGAACGCCGCCGTCACCCTGACGGTCGGCCCCGAGCAGGCCGGCCAGCGCCTCGACAAGGCGCTTACGCTCCTCGCCGGCGAGATTTCGCGGGCGCGGCTGCAACAGGTCATCAAGGAAGGCGGGGTCAGCCTGAACGGCGCCGTCTTCAGCGACGGCAGCCGCAAGGTGGTGGAGGGCGACACGATCGCGCTCGTGATGCCGGCGGCGAAGCCGGCCGATCCTGTGGGGCAGGATATCCCGCTCGACGTCGTCTACGAGGACGAGCACCTGATCGTCATCGACAAGCCGGCGGGGCTTGTCGTCCATCCGGCCGGGGGGCATGAGGACGGCACGCTGGTCAATGCATTGATCGCCCATTGCGGCGAGAGCCTGTCCGGCATCGGCGGCGTCCGGCGACCCGGCATCGTGCATCGGCTCGACAAGGATACCAGCGGTCTGCTCGTCGTCGCCAAGAACGACCGGGCACATCAGAAGCTCGCCAGGCAGTTCGCCGACCATGGCCGCACAGGGCCGCTCCAGCGCGCCTATCTCGCCATTGCCTGGGGTGTGCCGCGCCTGCGCGAGGGCACGATCGACGCGCCGATCGAGCGCTCGACCCGCAACCGCGAGAAGATGACCGTGGTGAAGGAAGGGCGCGGGCGCGAGGCGATCACCCATATCGAGCTGCTCGAACGCTATCCGCCGCTGCTGAAGGGGCTGGACGAAACCGAGCCTCTGGCAAGCCTGATCGAGTGCCGGCTGGAGACCGGGCGCACGCACCAGATCCGCGTGCATATGAGCCATATCGGCCACCCTCTGCTGGGCGACCAGCTCTACGGTTCCGGCTTCGCCACCAAGGCGGTGCGATTGCCCGCCGATGCCCAAGCCGCGCTGGCCACGTTGGGCCGCCAGGCCCTGCACGCGGCGATCCTCGGATTCGAGCATCCGGCCAGCGGCGAAGAGATGCTGTTCGAGTCCGAGCCGCCCGAGGACTTTGCGAATCTGCAAGCAGCGCTCGCGCGGCTGTGA
- the rpoH gene encoding RNA polymerase sigma factor RpoH, producing MASASLPVLSAEGGLSRYLDEIRKFPMLEPSEEYMLAKRWREHGDRDAAHKLVTSHLRLVAKIAMGYRGYGLPIGEVVSEGNVGLMQAVKRFEPEKGFRLATYAMWWIKASIQEYILRSWSLVKMGTTANQKKLFFNLRKAKSKISALGEGDLRPDQVKQIATKLGVNEQDVVDMNRRLGGDASLNTPLREDGEGEWQDWLVDDSESQERRLADSEEADNRHSALREALEVLNPRERRIFEARRLAEDPITLEQLSEEFGVSRERVRQIEVRAFEKVQEAVKKAITRIEAPRAALPAA from the coding sequence ATGGCGAGTGCTTCGCTGCCCGTCCTGTCCGCCGAAGGCGGGCTGTCACGTTATCTCGATGAAATCCGCAAGTTCCCGATGCTGGAACCGAGCGAGGAATACATGCTGGCCAAGCGCTGGCGGGAGCATGGCGACCGCGATGCGGCGCATAAGCTCGTCACCTCGCATCTGCGCCTCGTCGCCAAGATCGCCATGGGCTATCGCGGCTACGGCCTGCCGATCGGCGAGGTGGTGTCGGAAGGCAATGTCGGCCTGATGCAGGCGGTGAAGCGCTTCGAGCCCGAGAAGGGCTTCCGCCTCGCCACCTATGCGATGTGGTGGATCAAGGCCTCGATCCAGGAATACATCCTGCGCTCGTGGTCGCTGGTGAAGATGGGCACCACGGCCAACCAGAAGAAGCTGTTCTTCAACCTGCGCAAGGCCAAGAGCAAGATCTCGGCGCTGGGCGAGGGCGATCTTCGCCCCGACCAGGTTAAGCAGATCGCGACCAAGCTCGGCGTCAACGAGCAGGACGTGGTCGACATGAATCGCCGCCTCGGCGGTGACGCATCGCTCAACACGCCGCTGCGCGAAGATGGCGAAGGTGAGTGGCAGGACTGGCTGGTCGACGATTCGGAAAGCCAGGAGCGCCGCCTCGCCGATTCCGAGGAGGCGGATAACCGCCATTCGGCGCTGCGCGAGGCGCTGGAGGTGCTGAACCCGCGCGAGCGCCGCATCTTCGAGGCGCGTCGCCTGGCCGAGGACCCGATCACGCTGGAACAGCTCTCTGAGGAGTTCGGCGTCTCGCGCGAGCGCGTCCGTCAGATCGAGGTTCGCGCCTTCGAGAAGGTGCAGGAGGCCGTGAAGAAGGCGATCACCCGCATCGAGGCGCCACGCGCGGCGCTCCCGGCCGCCTGA
- a CDS encoding ABC transporter permease translates to MSMPEAGDREPARKERGLPANLRRDQPLVPVDNVAGRALMAVIAILTFLASLSAGAAVLAARASDQWRGAISNEMTIQVRPDSHRKIDDDVARAVMLASGLKEVESVRAVPKAESDKLLEPWLGTGLDLVELPVPRLIVLKLKPEAGSDLRSFGAALRREVPTASLDDHRLWVRRLSAMAGTIIASGFAIVLLVLTAAALAVAFATRGAMAGSRDSVEVLHFVGADDDFIAREFQSRFIRLGLRGGLSGGLAAIATIAMLGFLASRWSATPEAEQLQALFGAFEIGWTGYGAVILVALVVAVIAGLVSRFTVRRHLRMLA, encoded by the coding sequence ATGTCGATGCCTGAGGCCGGCGACCGGGAACCCGCCCGGAAGGAGCGCGGCCTGCCCGCCAATCTCCGGCGCGACCAGCCGCTCGTGCCCGTCGACAACGTCGCCGGGCGCGCGCTGATGGCGGTGATCGCGATCCTGACCTTCCTCGCCTCGCTCAGCGCGGGCGCCGCCGTCCTCGCCGCGCGAGCCTCGGATCAATGGCGCGGCGCCATCTCCAACGAAATGACCATCCAGGTCCGCCCCGATTCGCATCGCAAGATCGACGACGACGTGGCGCGCGCCGTCATGCTGGCGAGCGGGCTGAAGGAGGTCGAGAGCGTCCGCGCCGTGCCCAAGGCCGAATCGGACAAGCTGCTCGAGCCTTGGCTCGGCACGGGGCTCGACCTCGTCGAACTGCCGGTGCCGCGCCTGATCGTGCTGAAGCTGAAGCCGGAAGCCGGCAGCGACCTTCGAAGCTTCGGTGCTGCGTTGCGCCGCGAGGTCCCGACCGCGTCGCTCGACGATCATCGGCTCTGGGTCAGGCGCCTCTCCGCCATGGCCGGCACCATCATCGCCTCGGGCTTCGCCATCGTCCTGCTCGTGCTGACGGCGGCGGCGCTCGCCGTCGCCTTCGCCACCCGCGGCGCCATGGCGGGCAGCCGCGACAGCGTCGAGGTGCTGCATTTCGTCGGGGCCGACGACGATTTCATCGCGCGCGAGTTCCAGAGCCGCTTCATCCGGCTCGGCCTCAGGGGCGGACTGTCCGGAGGCCTCGCGGCGATCGCCACGATCGCCATGCTCGGCTTCCTCGCCTCACGCTGGAGCGCGACACCCGAGGCCGAGCAGTTGCAGGCCCTGTTCGGCGCCTTCGAAATCGGCTGGACGGGCTATGGCGCCGTCATTCTCGTCGCGCTGGTCGTGGCCGTGATCGCAGGTCTCGTCTCCCGCTTCACCGTGCGCCGTCACCTGAGGATGCTGGCATGA
- a CDS encoding heme biosynthesis HemY N-terminal domain-containing protein, with amino-acid sequence MVRVLVYLAVFACLAFGAVWLADRPGEVSVLWQGYRIETSVALAAIGVVALAFLILLVWAIIRFVFGLPSAFSLSSRARRRARGFEAVSRGMVAIGAGDPVAAGRYTGEARRFVPGEPLTLLLEAQTAQLSGDRAQAEAAFKAMLEKSETRVLGLRGLFVEAKRRGDAAAARAFADDAVRRSPSLAWANDALLDFHTQAGDWQAARTAVERRAALRLADKAEARRQRAVLLAAEALQAREHEPEKALAAALEAVKLAPALTPAAALAGRMLAERGDVRKASKLLEAAWRDAPHPDIAAAYLDARPGDSALDRLNRAVTLTKLRPSDPESVLALAGAAIQAREFQKARDALKPLLAGGASVRACLLMAELEDAEHGAAGRVREWLARATRAPRDAAWVADGLVSDHWMPVSPITGRLDAFVWTVPPATLGSKAQAIDDVLADLDDSTRLIEVQAESVTTIEPEAVAPPPPAPPPAAPKEEPKPEPAVAAAPSTPDAESKPAAEPKPVEAAAEPEKPAEAKPADVKPAESKPAPAAREAVSPKPVIFPVSHAPDDPGPEEPPPEPKKGGFRLFG; translated from the coding sequence ATGGTTCGCGTTCTCGTCTACCTCGCCGTCTTCGCCTGCCTCGCCTTCGGTGCCGTCTGGCTTGCCGACCGGCCCGGCGAGGTCTCCGTGCTCTGGCAAGGCTATCGGATCGAGACCAGCGTCGCGCTGGCCGCGATCGGCGTCGTCGCGCTGGCCTTTCTCATCCTGCTGGTCTGGGCGATCATTCGCTTCGTCTTCGGCCTGCCCTCGGCCTTCAGCCTGTCCTCGCGGGCGCGGCGGCGGGCACGGGGCTTCGAGGCCGTGTCGCGCGGCATGGTCGCGATCGGCGCGGGCGATCCCGTCGCGGCCGGGCGCTATACCGGCGAGGCGCGCCGCTTCGTGCCGGGCGAGCCGCTGACCCTGCTGCTGGAGGCGCAGACCGCGCAGTTGAGCGGCGACCGGGCGCAGGCGGAGGCCGCCTTCAAGGCGATGCTGGAGAAATCAGAGACGCGCGTGCTCGGCCTGCGCGGGCTCTTCGTCGAGGCCAAGCGACGCGGCGACGCCGCCGCGGCGCGCGCCTTTGCCGATGATGCCGTGCGCCGTTCGCCCTCCCTGGCATGGGCCAATGACGCCCTGCTCGATTTCCACACGCAGGCCGGCGACTGGCAGGCCGCCCGGACGGCGGTGGAGCGCCGCGCGGCGCTGAGGCTCGCCGACAAGGCAGAGGCGCGGCGCCAGCGCGCCGTACTGCTGGCGGCCGAGGCGTTGCAGGCGCGCGAGCATGAGCCCGAGAAGGCGCTCGCCGCTGCGCTCGAAGCGGTCAAGCTCGCGCCGGCCCTGACGCCGGCCGCCGCTCTTGCAGGCCGGATGCTTGCCGAGCGCGGCGATGTCCGCAAGGCGTCGAAGCTGCTGGAAGCAGCCTGGAGGGATGCGCCGCATCCAGATATCGCTGCCGCCTATCTCGATGCGCGACCGGGCGACAGCGCGCTCGATCGCCTCAACCGGGCGGTCACGCTGACGAAGCTGCGTCCCTCCGATCCGGAAAGCGTGCTGGCGCTGGCCGGTGCCGCGATCCAGGCCCGGGAGTTCCAGAAGGCCCGCGATGCGTTGAAACCGCTGCTTGCGGGCGGCGCTTCGGTGCGCGCCTGCCTGCTGATGGCCGAGCTCGAGGATGCGGAGCACGGCGCCGCCGGCCGCGTGCGCGAGTGGCTTGCGCGGGCGACACGGGCGCCGCGCGACGCCGCCTGGGTCGCGGACGGGCTGGTCTCGGATCATTGGATGCCGGTATCGCCGATCACCGGCCGGCTCGATGCCTTCGTCTGGACCGTGCCGCCGGCGACGCTCGGCAGCAAGGCGCAGGCCATCGACGACGTGCTGGCCGATCTCGACGACTCGACCAGGCTGATCGAGGTGCAGGCCGAAAGCGTCACGACGATCGAGCCGGAGGCGGTTGCGCCGCCGCCCCCGGCGCCTCCGCCAGCCGCGCCGAAGGAGGAGCCCAAGCCGGAACCGGCTGTGGCTGCTGCGCCATCGACTCCGGACGCAGAGTCGAAGCCGGCCGCCGAGCCGAAGCCGGTGGAAGCCGCAGCCGAGCCCGAGAAGCCCGCCGAGGCCAAGCCTGCCGATGTGAAACCCGCGGAGTCGAAGCCCGCGCCTGCCGCACGCGAGGCGGTGTCGCCCAAGCCGGTGATCTTTCCGGTCTCGCATGCGCCTGACGATCCGGGGCCGGAGGAACCGCCTCCGGAACCGAAGAAAGGCGGTTTCAGACTGTTCGGCTGA
- a CDS encoding DUF2125 domain-containing protein: MTDPLPTRRRSRFWLYGPFMLLVVLAAGWSAFWFYARGRIATEIDVALAREVERGRTWTCTDRSIGGFPFRIELRCSALTLTSTRWGDAVRVQTGPAVVVGQVYSPGLVILEASSPAKVTLPEGRVLDLTWKNLDASFAWRSPERFALVASEPRGVLTTPGLATETWGAASLETYLRRNPTRPATDQAVDIAISAKGTILPPIDALLGNTETGEIDLQATLTQAENFRKGFNPDALEGWRAANGGFELTSLISTKGKARVDGSGQLALDPLHRVAGDLQLAAAGIEQIGGLRIGNLLGGLGGFLGGRGNNASTAPGLTTLPPVSLREGRVFIGPFRLPLQPLLPLY; encoded by the coding sequence ATGACCGATCCCCTTCCGACGCGCCGCCGCAGCCGCTTCTGGCTCTACGGCCCCTTCATGCTGCTGGTCGTCCTCGCAGCCGGCTGGTCCGCCTTCTGGTTCTACGCCCGTGGCCGCATCGCGACCGAAATCGATGTCGCACTGGCCCGGGAGGTCGAGCGCGGCCGCACCTGGACCTGCACCGACCGCAGCATCGGCGGCTTCCCCTTCCGCATCGAACTGCGCTGCAGCGCGCTCACCCTGACCTCGACCCGCTGGGGCGATGCGGTGCGCGTCCAGACGGGCCCGGCCGTCGTGGTCGGGCAGGTCTATTCGCCCGGTCTCGTCATTCTCGAAGCGTCGAGCCCGGCAAAGGTCACCTTGCCCGAAGGCCGCGTGCTCGACCTGACCTGGAAGAATCTCGATGCCAGCTTTGCCTGGCGCAGCCCGGAACGTTTCGCCCTCGTCGCCAGCGAGCCCCGCGGCGTGCTGACAACGCCCGGCCTCGCCACCGAGACCTGGGGCGCCGCCAGCCTCGAAACCTACCTGCGCCGCAACCCGACGCGCCCCGCCACCGATCAGGCCGTCGACATCGCCATCTCCGCCAAGGGTACGATCCTGCCTCCGATCGATGCCCTGCTCGGGAATACGGAGACCGGCGAGATCGACCTCCAGGCGACGCTCACCCAGGCCGAGAACTTCCGCAAGGGCTTCAACCCCGACGCTCTCGAAGGCTGGCGCGCCGCCAATGGCGGCTTCGAGCTGACCAGCCTCATCTCGACCAAGGGCAAGGCCCGCGTCGACGGCAGCGGCCAGTTGGCGCTCGACCCGCTGCACCGCGTCGCCGGCGATCTCCAGCTCGCCGCGGCCGGCATCGAGCAGATCGGCGGCCTGCGCATCGGTAACCTGCTCGGCGGCCTCGGCGGCTTTCTGGGCGGACGCGGCAACAATGCCAGCACGGCTCCCGGTTTGACGACGCTGCCGCCGGTCTCGCTGCGCGAGGGCCGGGTCTTCATCGGCCCCTTCCGCCTGCCGCTCCAGCCGCTGCTGCCGCTGTACTAA
- a CDS encoding gamma-glutamylcyclotransferase: MTTEFGATDLWVFGYGSLIWRPGFAFAESVQARLHGYHRSLCVFSHVHRGTPERPGLVLGLDRGGVCRGLAFRVAAGQAQETVDYLRAREQATAVYLERHVALKLEDGRQVRGLVYVADRKHLQYAGKLPAEQLLKLVREGRGQSGENPDYVLQTHEHLRKMGIFDPVLANLAQQLAPGLGAPHPPLAG, encoded by the coding sequence ATGACGACGGAATTCGGCGCGACGGATCTCTGGGTCTTCGGCTACGGCTCGCTGATCTGGCGGCCGGGCTTCGCCTTCGCGGAAAGCGTGCAGGCTCGCCTCCACGGCTATCACCGCTCGCTCTGCGTATTCTCGCATGTGCATCGCGGCACGCCGGAGCGGCCGGGGCTGGTGCTGGGGCTCGATCGCGGCGGGGTCTGCCGCGGCCTCGCCTTCCGCGTCGCAGCCGGGCAGGCGCAGGAGACGGTCGATTATCTGCGGGCTCGGGAGCAGGCGACGGCGGTCTATCTCGAGCGCCATGTCGCGCTGAAGCTGGAGGACGGCCGGCAGGTGCGCGGACTCGTCTACGTCGCCGACCGCAAGCATCTGCAATATGCCGGCAAGCTGCCAGCGGAGCAGTTGCTCAAGCTTGTCCGCGAGGGCAGGGGGCAGTCCGGCGAGAACCCGGATTATGTGCTGCAGACGCATGAGCATCTGCGCAAGATGGGCATCTTCGATCCCGTGCTGGCGAACCTCGCGCAGCAACTGGCGCCAGGGCTCGGGGCGCCTCATCCGCCGCTGGCCGGTTGA
- the hpt gene encoding hypoxanthine phosphoribosyltransferase: MPERRIRVLYDEAEIARRNEEMAEAVAASNPKDLLVVAVLKGSFMFVADLIRAMHRVGLSPQVEFVHLSSYRSGTVSSGQVEILRDVQSEVRGRDVLLVDDILESGRTLAFAKDLLAARGAATVSTAVLLEKPHKRAVNIQADYVGFECPDYFVVGYGMDVAHSYRQLPFVGVVETDDQAGLPGI, from the coding sequence ATGCCGGAACGGCGCATCAGGGTTCTCTATGACGAAGCGGAGATCGCGCGGCGCAACGAGGAAATGGCCGAGGCCGTCGCGGCCAGCAATCCGAAGGACCTGCTCGTCGTCGCCGTCCTGAAGGGCTCTTTCATGTTCGTCGCCGACCTGATCCGGGCGATGCACCGCGTCGGGCTTTCGCCCCAGGTCGAATTCGTCCACCTGTCGAGCTATCGCTCGGGCACGGTTTCCTCGGGCCAGGTCGAGATCCTGCGCGACGTGCAGAGCGAGGTGCGCGGGCGCGACGTGCTGCTGGTCGACGATATCCTCGAATCCGGCCGTACGCTTGCTTTCGCCAAGGATCTGCTGGCGGCGCGCGGAGCCGCGACGGTCTCGACCGCCGTGCTGCTGGAGAAGCCGCATAAGCGCGCCGTGAACATCCAGGCGGATTATGTCGGTTTCGAATGCCCGGACTATTTCGTCGTCGGCTACGGCATGGACGTCGCCCATTCCTATCGGCAGCTGCCCTTCGTCGGCGTGGTCGAGACCGATGATCAGGCCGGGCTGCCGGGCATCTGA